One window of the Periophthalmus magnuspinnatus isolate fPerMag1 chromosome 17, fPerMag1.2.pri, whole genome shotgun sequence genome contains the following:
- the LOC117385546 gene encoding calsyntenin-2-like: MTPYFLFLFLIKAKHTALTICDKEWHYYVINVEFPAVTLFVDGVTFEPYLVTDDWPIHASNIDTQLTVGACWQGGEVATPRFTQYFHGSLSGLTIRPGRIETQKVISCLQACKEGLDINSLESLAKDIKFHFNPAQSVLVVEGEDLDSINTAMTKVSYINSRQFPTPGIRKLHITTTVQCFGEDSCLSIPDVKAVVMVMAPSKPRITISGSNRLVRPASDLQAPLGVAPFKEIHLTSTVIRGDSLGGIHRPGVTELMHNLDYCDVLLIGDELNPERESLEIHHSALLGKHLDATNSTSGISIYGVDSMSHYEQALRQIRYRNWRPATLSKRKFRVTCSELNGRYTSNEFNLEMSLLHHSAAPVEHVNHMAASSQFMRPMHHPLMIHSLNSHMTGPAPPAATVIIVVCIAALVVIVVIGVYRIHATHQEGSREDEDEPKDCDMDWDNSGLTITVNPMENISAAQVVAEEAKEESEEEEEQVVGLTCTDSDNTDEEDEEETNRVTKLEWDSCSGTY; this comes from the exons ATATGTGACAAGGAATGGCACTACTATGTAATCAACGTGGAGTTCCCGGCCGTGACGCTGTTTGTGGACGGAGTGACCTTTGAACCCTACCTGGTGACAGACGACTGGCCCATCCACGCTTCAAACATCGACACACAGCTGACAGTGGGCGCCTGCTGGCAAG GGGGAGAGGTAGCGACCCCTCGCTTCACCCAGTATTTCCATGGCAGCCTGTCAGGTCTGACAATCCGGCCGGGCCGCATTGAGACGCAGAAGGTTATCTCCTGTCTACAGGCCTGCAAAGAGGGCCTGGATATCAACTCCCTGGAAAGTCTGGCTAAGGACATCAAG TTTCACTTTAATCCCGCTCAGTCGGTGCTGGTGGTGGAAGGAGAGGATTTGGACAGTATCAACACAGCCATGACCAAAGTGTCCTACATCAACTCAAGGCAGTTCCCCACACCAGGCATCCGAAAACTGCACATCACAACCACAGTGCA GTGTTTTGGTGAAGACTCTTGCCTTTCCATCCCTGACGTGAAGGCCGTCGTCATGGTGATGGCTCCCAGTAAACCACGGATCACCATCTCCGGCTCAAACCGCCTCGTCCGACCGGCCAGTGACCTGCAGGCGCCGCTCGGGGTGGCCCCCTTCAAAGAGATCCACCTCACCAGCACCGTGATCAGAGGGGACAGCCTAGGCGGGA TACACAGACCAGGTGTGACCGAGCTCATGCACAACCTGGACTACTGTGACGTGCTGTTAATTGGTGACGAATTAAACCCCGAAAGAGAAAGCCTGGAGATACATCACAGTGCCTTGTTAGGAAAACACCTGGACGCCACCAACTCCACCTCCGGGATATCAATATATG GTGTGGACTCCATGTCGCACTACGAGCAGGCACTAAGACAGATCCGGTACAGAAACTGGAGACCGGCAACTTTAAGCAAGAGAAAGTTTAGAGTCACCTGCTCCGAGCTCAACGGACGGTACACCAGCAATGAGTTCAACCTGGAG ATGAGTCTGCTGCACCACTCTGCTGCCCCCGTGGAGCATGTCAACCACATGGCAGCATCATCCCAGTTCATGAGACCAATGCATCACCCTCTGATGATCCACTCTCTCAATTCTCACATGACAG GGCCAGCTCCTCCGGCTGCCACAGTGATTATTGTGGTTTGTATCGCCGCCCTGGTGGTGATTGTGGTCATTGGCGTGTACAGAATTCACGCCACTCATCAGGAGGGCTCCagagaggatgaggatgagCCCAAAGACTGTGACATGGACTGGGACAACTCTGGCCTGACCATCACTGTCAACCCCATGGAG AACATCAGTGCTGCTCAGGTAGTAGCTGAAGAGGcgaaggaggagagtgaggaagaggaggagcaggtggtgGGCCTGACCTGCACTGACTCAGACAACACTGACgaggaggacgaagaggagaCGAACCGGGTCACAAAACTGGAGTGGGACAGTTGCTCTGGGACATACTGA